Genomic segment of Prochlorococcus marinus CUG1433:
TTCAACAGCAATAACAGGTACTTCATAATCATATTTTTTATATTTATCTTTGTATAAATCGACCCTATCAATATCAATTTCTTTAAGCTCCTCTAGATTAGGGAATAACTCATTAAGATTTATTTTTGCAAGTTTATTTTTTAATGAATCACAAAGGCAACATCCCTGTCTAACAAAAATAAATATTTTCATTCATTTAGTCAGGCACAGGGTCACATCCACAGGGAGTTAAAGGATGACATCTGCTCAATCTTCTTAAAGTTAACCACCCTCCCTTCCAAGGACCATGTCTAGTAATTGCCTCATATCCATAAGAACTGCAACTTGGAATAAATCTGCATCTTGGTCCGAAAAAAGGAGAAAACCACTTTTTATAGAAGGAAATCATAAAAAGAAGTATAGAAGTAATTGATTTATTAATAGTTTTGATCACTTTAATGATGTAAAATAATATTTCAAGTAGTAATTAGTTTAATTGAATTTAATCAATTATCCAATTTATTGCAAATTTCTATTTAAATTAAAATTATGTCAAGATACCGCGGCCCCAGATTAAGGGTTACGCGTCGCTTGGGAGAACTACCAGGACTCACCAGGAAAGCTTCAAAGAAGTCAAATCCTC
This window contains:
- a CDS encoding glutaredoxin family protein; this translates as MKIFIFVRQGCCLCDSLKNKLAKINLNELFPNLEELKEIDIDRVDLYKDKYKKYDYEVPVIAVEGIRSEEIIELPRISPRLKDDQLKNWFQKNIRTILEK
- the yidD gene encoding membrane protein insertion efficiency factor YidD; translated protein: MIKTINKSITSILLFMISFYKKWFSPFFGPRCRFIPSCSSYGYEAITRHGPWKGGWLTLRRLSRCHPLTPCGCDPVPD